One stretch of Micromonospora echinospora DNA includes these proteins:
- a CDS encoding SAM-dependent methyltransferase, whose amino-acid sequence MDQPDGPSTARMIDYWLGGRHHRPVDVAAAAAFEAAYGPCAAIFRSLRGFLGRSVRAMADEGVDGFLVFGAGVPTCGNVHEVAPEATVLYTDVDPETVRLGQRLLAGSDRAGYGYGDATDTGTVDRAQLHRFVPGWGRRPVGVVFLGLAAFLDDDTLARTLDELYQAVAPGSRLAIDFDSEELAGHPQALAMMGPAFRMRAPDRFAPLLGRWRPTDDGVVPVARWRLEGEPEQVPDAFYGALALRPAD is encoded by the coding sequence ATGGATCAGCCGGACGGACCGAGCACCGCCCGCATGATCGACTACTGGCTCGGTGGCCGGCACCACCGTCCGGTCGACGTCGCCGCAGCCGCCGCGTTCGAAGCGGCGTACGGGCCCTGCGCGGCGATCTTCCGCTCGCTGCGCGGCTTCCTGGGCCGGTCCGTGCGGGCCATGGCCGACGAGGGCGTGGACGGCTTCCTGGTCTTCGGCGCGGGCGTGCCCACCTGCGGCAACGTGCACGAGGTCGCGCCGGAGGCGACGGTCCTCTACACCGACGTCGACCCGGAGACGGTCCGGCTCGGCCAGCGCCTGCTCGCCGGCAGTGACCGCGCCGGCTACGGCTACGGTGACGCCACGGACACCGGGACCGTCGACCGGGCGCAGCTGCATCGTTTCGTGCCGGGGTGGGGGAGACGGCCGGTCGGAGTGGTCTTCCTCGGGCTGGCCGCGTTCCTGGACGACGACACGCTCGCCCGTACGCTGGACGAGCTTTACCAGGCGGTCGCGCCGGGCAGCCGGCTGGCGATCGACTTCGACAGCGAGGAGCTGGCCGGGCACCCGCAGGCGCTGGCCATGATGGGCCCGGCGTTCCGGATGCGCGCGCCCGACCGGTTCGCGCCGCTGTTGGGCCGCTGGCGTCCCACTGACGACGGCGTCGTGCCGGTGGCCCGGTGGCGGCTTGAGGGCGAGCCGGAGCAGGTGCCGGACGCGTTCTACGGCGCGCTGGCGCTGCGACCGGCGGACTGA
- a CDS encoding universal stress protein, with translation MNSADGAAVVVGVDGSEPATRAVLLAAREAVRRNRPLRVVHGFIWPLLGVPVAAPAGAPPHAGLRHQAEQLVADAVNAAQAQESGLRITGEIIDGEAAAVLIGESPTAALIVLGDRGLGGFASLVIGSVALQVTAYAECPVLVARGTARDTGPVVAGVDGSALSRAAVEFAAEAASCRGAPLRVVYARPGGRAAQAGEEERLLAESVAGIAERWPDVPITREAVHARPVAALTEASRDAQLVVVGRQGRGELSGLLLGSVSQGILHRSACPVAVVRTPG, from the coding sequence GTGAACTCCGCTGACGGCGCGGCCGTGGTGGTCGGGGTGGACGGCTCCGAGCCGGCGACACGAGCCGTGCTCCTGGCCGCCCGGGAGGCTGTCCGCCGCAACCGGCCCCTGCGGGTGGTCCACGGATTCATCTGGCCGCTGCTGGGCGTGCCGGTGGCCGCTCCGGCCGGGGCGCCGCCGCATGCCGGCCTGCGCCACCAGGCCGAGCAACTGGTCGCCGACGCGGTAAACGCGGCCCAGGCGCAGGAGTCCGGGCTGCGCATCACCGGCGAGATCATCGACGGGGAGGCAGCCGCCGTGCTGATCGGCGAGTCCCCCACCGCCGCCCTGATCGTGCTCGGCGACCGGGGACTCGGCGGGTTCGCCTCGCTGGTGATCGGCTCGGTCGCGCTGCAGGTCACCGCGTACGCCGAGTGCCCGGTGCTGGTCGCCCGGGGCACGGCCCGCGACACCGGCCCGGTGGTGGCCGGCGTGGACGGCTCCGCGCTGTCCCGCGCCGCCGTCGAGTTCGCCGCCGAGGCGGCGTCCTGCCGTGGCGCCCCGCTGCGCGTCGTGTACGCCCGCCCGGGCGGCCGGGCGGCGCAGGCCGGCGAGGAGGAACGGCTGCTCGCCGAGTCGGTCGCCGGCATCGCCGAACGCTGGCCGGACGTGCCGATCACCCGGGAGGCGGTGCACGCCCGCCCGGTCGCGGCGCTGACCGAGGCGTCCCGGGACGCCCAACTGGTCGTGGTGGGCCGGCAGGGCCGCGGCGAGCTGAGCGGCTTGCTGCTCGGCTCGGTGAGCCAGGGCATCCTGCACCGCTCCGCGTGCCCGGTTGCGGTCGTCCGCACCCCGGGCTGA
- a CDS encoding phosphatidylethanolamine-binding protein: MPGPRPGSNAYDKQRARLRDLVEQSGRATDKEANQVANRILQDDRGQRGVVRGERAYGPKGNREPGDPK, encoded by the coding sequence ATGCCAGGACCACGTCCGGGAAGCAACGCGTACGACAAGCAACGGGCACGGCTGCGCGACCTCGTCGAGCAGTCCGGGCGCGCCACGGACAAGGAGGCCAACCAGGTCGCCAACCGGATCCTGCAGGACGACCGCGGGCAACGCGGCGTCGTCCGGGGCGAACGCGCCTACGGACCCAAGGGCAACCGGGAACCGGGTGACCCGAAGTGA
- a CDS encoding hemolysin family protein: MGGQIALVAVLVLVNAALSGSEMALVSLREGQLRRLARSGRAGARLSRLTREPNRYLATIQLGITLAGFLASAAAAVTLAEPLVGPLGFLGGAARPVAVFLVTLLLTFLTLVVGELAPKRLAMQTAERWALLSAGPLDLLARLSRPAVWLLGRSTDLLVRLAGGDPRANRQEVTEEELREMLVSQRGLSAQQREILAGAFDIAGRTLREVLVARRDVTTLPVDLPAAEAMRLLAGEGRSRAPVIGPGGLDDVRGVVHIRDLVDAGGAPVGARARPPVLLPGTLPVADAMRHLRQRHEQLALVVDEYGGVDGLVTMEDLLEEVVGELYDETDRDVRRAEREPDGALLLPGDFPLHDLPDVGVRVTFPLSREYTTVAGLVLAGLGRLPEGPGERVRLPGLTVEVLEVAGRAIRRVRLRGPAVGHAPD; this comes from the coding sequence ATGGGCGGGCAGATCGCGCTGGTGGCCGTCCTGGTCCTGGTCAACGCCGCGCTGTCCGGCAGCGAGATGGCGCTGGTGAGCCTGCGGGAGGGGCAGTTGCGCCGGCTGGCGCGCTCCGGGCGGGCCGGGGCGAGACTCAGCCGCCTCACCCGCGAACCGAACCGCTACCTGGCCACCATCCAGCTCGGCATCACGCTCGCCGGATTCCTCGCCTCGGCCGCCGCTGCGGTGACGCTCGCCGAGCCGCTCGTCGGACCGCTGGGGTTCCTCGGCGGGGCCGCCCGCCCGGTGGCCGTGTTCCTGGTGACGCTGCTGCTGACGTTCCTCACGCTCGTGGTGGGAGAGCTGGCGCCCAAGCGGCTGGCCATGCAGACGGCGGAGCGGTGGGCGCTGCTCAGCGCCGGACCGCTGGACCTGCTGGCGCGGCTGTCGCGGCCCGCGGTGTGGCTGCTCGGCCGTTCCACCGACCTGCTGGTCCGGCTCGCCGGCGGCGACCCGCGCGCCAACCGGCAGGAGGTGACCGAGGAGGAGCTGCGGGAGATGCTGGTCAGCCAGCGTGGCCTCTCGGCCCAGCAGCGGGAGATCCTCGCCGGGGCGTTCGACATCGCCGGCCGTACGCTGCGCGAGGTGCTTGTCGCCCGCCGGGACGTGACCACGCTGCCGGTGGACCTGCCGGCGGCCGAGGCGATGCGGCTGCTGGCGGGCGAGGGCCGGTCCCGGGCGCCGGTGATCGGTCCCGGCGGGCTCGACGACGTACGCGGCGTGGTGCACATCCGCGACCTGGTGGACGCCGGCGGCGCGCCGGTCGGCGCCCGGGCCCGCCCGCCGGTGCTGCTGCCCGGCACGCTGCCGGTGGCCGACGCGATGCGGCACCTGCGCCAGCGCCACGAACAGCTCGCCCTCGTGGTGGACGAGTACGGCGGCGTGGACGGCCTGGTCACCATGGAGGACCTGCTCGAGGAGGTCGTCGGTGAGCTGTACGACGAGACCGACCGGGACGTGCGCCGGGCCGAGCGGGAACCGGACGGCGCGCTGCTGCTGCCGGGCGACTTCCCGCTGCACGACCTGCCCGACGTGGGCGTACGGGTCACGTTCCCGCTGTCGCGGGAGTACACCACGGTGGCGGGGCTGGTGCTGGCCGGGCTGGGCCGGCTGCCCGAGGGCCCGGGGGAGCGGGTGCGGCTGCCCGGCCTCACCGTGGAGGTGCTCGAGGTGGCGGGACGGGCGATCCGGCGGGTGCGGCTACGCGGCCCGGCGGTCGGCCACGCGCCCGACTGA
- the selB gene encoding selenocysteine-specific translation elongation factor, giving the protein MWVVATAGHVDHGKSTLVRALTGMEPDRWAEERRRGMTIDLGFAWTPLPSGGTIAFVDVPGHERFVPNMLAGVGPVPAALIVVAADEGWMPQSAEHLAALHALGVSYGLLAVTRADLADPGPATARARAEIAATSLGEVEAVPVSAVTGAGLPELRAALDRLVARLPEPALDAPVRLWVDRAFTVRGSGTVVTGTLGGGRLRVGDELELADTGEAVRVRGLHSLGAAHTAVDAVARVAVNLRGLPRDQVGRGDALLTPGRFGRIDLLDVRLSGDPAADLPATLTLHAGSAAVPARVRPLGPDTVRLRLARPLPLLIGDRALLRDPGRHHVCGGVTVLDVDPPPLRQRGAAVARAAVLAGLDGRPDLAGELRRRRLIRAGDLTRMGVPPTATPVAGQWLADPEHWRDLGRRLTEEVTRYAAEHPLAAGVPVDVLRHRLDLPERALVTALLRPPLRLRDGLITAAPQHTLPDPVARAVDRVRAEYGDRPFQAPEAHHLADLGLGPREIGAAVRAGALLKLAENVVLLPGAPDDAVRVLAGLPQPFTLSAARQALGTTRRVAVPLLELLDRRGATRRLPDDAREVVRPPG; this is encoded by the coding sequence ATGTGGGTGGTGGCGACCGCCGGGCACGTCGACCACGGCAAGTCCACGCTGGTGCGGGCGCTGACCGGGATGGAACCGGACCGGTGGGCGGAGGAACGCCGCCGCGGCATGACCATCGACCTCGGCTTCGCCTGGACTCCGCTGCCCTCCGGCGGCACCATCGCCTTCGTCGACGTGCCCGGGCACGAGCGGTTCGTGCCGAACATGCTCGCCGGTGTCGGCCCGGTCCCGGCGGCGCTGATCGTGGTGGCCGCCGACGAGGGCTGGATGCCGCAGTCCGCCGAGCACCTGGCCGCGCTGCACGCGCTGGGTGTGTCGTACGGGCTGCTGGCGGTCACCCGCGCGGACCTGGCCGATCCCGGTCCGGCCACGGCGCGGGCCCGCGCGGAGATCGCCGCGACGTCGCTGGGCGAGGTGGAGGCGGTGCCCGTCTCCGCGGTCACCGGCGCCGGGCTGCCCGAGCTGCGCGCCGCGCTTGATCGCCTGGTCGCCCGGCTGCCCGAGCCGGCCCTCGACGCGCCGGTGCGGCTCTGGGTGGATCGCGCGTTCACGGTACGCGGCAGCGGCACCGTGGTCACCGGCACGCTCGGCGGCGGCCGGCTGCGCGTCGGCGACGAGCTGGAGCTGGCGGACACCGGCGAGGCGGTGCGGGTACGCGGACTGCACTCTCTCGGCGCCGCGCACACCGCCGTCGACGCGGTGGCCCGGGTCGCGGTGAACCTGCGCGGCCTGCCCCGGGACCAGGTCGGGCGCGGCGACGCGCTGCTCACGCCCGGCCGGTTCGGGCGTATCGACCTGCTCGACGTGCGGCTGTCCGGCGACCCGGCCGCCGACCTGCCGGCCACTCTCACGCTGCACGCCGGCTCGGCGGCGGTGCCCGCCCGGGTCCGGCCGCTGGGCCCGGACACGGTCCGGCTGCGCCTGGCCCGGCCGCTGCCGCTGCTGATCGGGGACCGGGCGCTGCTGCGCGACCCCGGCCGGCACCACGTCTGCGGCGGCGTCACGGTGCTCGACGTGGATCCGCCGCCACTGCGCCAGCGGGGCGCGGCGGTGGCCCGCGCGGCCGTGCTGGCCGGTCTCGACGGGCGACCGGACCTGGCCGGGGAACTGCGCCGGCGGCGGCTGATCCGGGCCGGGGACCTGACCCGGATGGGCGTGCCGCCGACCGCGACGCCGGTGGCCGGGCAGTGGCTGGCCGACCCGGAGCACTGGCGTGACCTGGGCCGGCGCCTCACCGAGGAGGTGACCCGGTACGCCGCCGAGCACCCGCTCGCCGCGGGCGTACCGGTCGACGTGCTGCGCCACCGGCTCGACCTGCCCGAGCGCGCCCTGGTGACCGCGTTGCTGCGCCCGCCGCTGCGGCTACGCGACGGCCTGATCACCGCCGCGCCGCAGCACACGCTGCCCGACCCGGTGGCCCGGGCGGTGGACCGGGTCCGGGCCGAGTACGGCGACCGGCCGTTCCAGGCGCCCGAGGCGCACCACCTGGCCGACCTCGGGCTCGGCCCCCGCGAGATCGGCGCCGCGGTCCGGGCCGGCGCGCTGCTGAAGCTGGCCGAGAACGTGGTGCTGCTGCCCGGCGCCCCGGACGACGCGGTGCGCGTCCTGGCCGGGCTGCCGCAGCCGTTCACGCTCAGCGCCGCCCGGCAGGCGCTCGGCACCACCCGGCGGGTGGCGGTGCCGCTGCTGGAGCTGCTGGACCGGCGCGGAGCCACCCGGCGGCTGCCCGACGACGCCCGCGAGGTGGTCCGCCCGCCGGGCTGA
- the selA gene encoding L-seryl-tRNA(Sec) selenium transferase, whose translation MREVDPRRRVPRTDALLADPALAAAAVTLGRDLVKAAVVRAQDRARRGELTPEQVRDAALADLPSRTPRAVLNATGVVLHTNLGRAPLAPSAVDALVAAAGNTDVELDLRTGRRARRGREALDALAAAVPDAGAVHVVNNGAAALALAATALAAGREIVVSRGELVEIGDGFRLPDLLASTGARLREVGTTNRTTRADYEAVIGEYTGFVLKVHPSNFVVTGFTSAVPVAELATLGVPVVVDIGSGLLAPDPLLPAEPDAATTLRGGAHLVTASGDKLLGGPQAGLLLGDADLVHRLRRHPLARALRVDKLTLAALAATLYAPTTPTRDALHADPVRLRARVERLRDRLGEDGCKAEVVPSAAVVGGGGAPGVELDSWALSLPERYAEPLRTGRPAILGRVLHGRLLLDLRAVPEVADDRVRAAVLSVGD comes from the coding sequence ATGCGTGAGGTCGACCCGCGACGGCGGGTGCCGCGCACCGACGCGCTGCTCGCCGATCCCGCGCTGGCCGCCGCCGCCGTAACGCTGGGCCGCGACCTGGTCAAGGCCGCCGTCGTCCGCGCGCAGGACCGCGCCCGCCGCGGCGAGCTGACCCCCGAACAGGTACGCGACGCGGCGCTCGCCGACCTGCCCAGCCGTACGCCACGCGCCGTGCTCAACGCCACCGGCGTCGTGCTGCACACCAACCTGGGCCGCGCCCCGCTCGCCCCGTCCGCGGTGGACGCGCTGGTCGCCGCCGCCGGGAACACCGACGTGGAGCTGGACCTGCGCACCGGCCGGCGGGCCCGGCGCGGCCGGGAGGCGCTCGACGCGCTCGCCGCCGCCGTGCCCGACGCCGGGGCGGTGCACGTGGTGAACAACGGCGCCGCCGCGCTGGCGCTGGCCGCTACGGCGCTCGCCGCCGGTCGGGAGATCGTGGTCAGCCGCGGCGAGCTGGTCGAGATCGGCGACGGGTTCCGCCTGCCCGACCTGCTGGCCAGCACCGGCGCCCGGCTGCGCGAGGTGGGCACCACCAACCGCACCACCCGCGCCGACTACGAAGCCGTGATCGGCGAGTACACCGGTTTCGTACTCAAGGTGCACCCGTCGAACTTCGTGGTCACCGGCTTCACGTCGGCGGTGCCGGTCGCCGAGCTGGCCACGCTCGGCGTACCGGTGGTGGTCGACATCGGGTCGGGGCTGCTCGCGCCGGACCCGCTGCTGCCCGCCGAGCCGGACGCCGCCACCACGCTGCGCGGGGGCGCGCACCTGGTCACCGCCAGCGGCGACAAGCTGCTCGGCGGCCCGCAGGCCGGCCTGCTGCTCGGCGACGCCGACCTGGTGCACCGGCTGCGCCGGCACCCCCTCGCGCGGGCGTTGCGGGTCGACAAGCTCACCCTCGCCGCGCTCGCCGCCACCCTGTACGCGCCGACCACGCCCACCCGGGACGCGCTGCACGCCGACCCGGTCCGGCTGCGCGCCCGGGTGGAGCGGCTGCGTGACCGGCTCGGCGAGGACGGCTGTAAGGCCGAGGTGGTGCCCAGCGCGGCGGTGGTCGGCGGCGGCGGCGCGCCCGGCGTGGAGCTGGACTCGTGGGCGCTGAGCCTGCCCGAGCGGTACGCCGAGCCGCTGCGCACCGGCCGGCCGGCGATCCTCGGCCGGGTGCTGCACGGCCGGCTCCTGCTGGACCTGCGCGCCGTGCCGGAGGTCGCCGACGACCGGGTCCGCGCGGCCGTGCTGAGCGTGGGGGACTGA
- the nrfD gene encoding NrfD/PsrC family molybdoenzyme membrane anchor subunit encodes MSPDRPVGDLFRRFRERLSTERENGSRATAAGPGVGRTDAGSRDAGLAPHPPRGAAPRRRQGGKGGGEQLNVPPAEFTSYYGRPVLKPPVWRWDIAAYLFTGGLAAGSSLLAAGGQLTGRPALRRAGRIAALAGVGASTYFLVNDLGRPSRFHHMLRVAKVTSPMSVGTWILSVFGPAAGIAAIAEAAPLLPERGLLGLGRRLLPPVGHAAGMAAAVTAPALATYTGVLLADTAVPSWHEAYPELPAIFAGSALASGAGVGLIAAPPGQAGPARRLAVAGAAMELWGSHRVENRLGLLSEPYTQGTPGKLLQAGRALTAAGVAGALVGRRSRVLSALSGAALIAASVCTRFGIFHGGVASARDPRYTVVPQRERADRRAADQD; translated from the coding sequence GTGAGCCCGGACCGCCCGGTCGGTGACCTGTTCCGCCGCTTCCGCGAGCGCCTGTCCACCGAGCGGGAGAACGGCAGCCGGGCCACCGCCGCCGGTCCCGGCGTGGGACGCACCGACGCCGGCTCCCGCGACGCCGGCCTGGCCCCGCACCCGCCCCGCGGCGCGGCCCCGCGCCGACGCCAGGGCGGCAAGGGCGGCGGCGAGCAGCTCAACGTGCCGCCGGCCGAGTTCACCTCCTACTACGGCCGCCCCGTCCTCAAGCCGCCGGTGTGGCGGTGGGACATCGCCGCGTACCTGTTCACCGGCGGGCTGGCCGCCGGATCGTCGCTGCTGGCCGCCGGCGGGCAGCTCACCGGCCGCCCGGCGCTGCGCCGCGCCGGCCGGATCGCCGCGCTGGCCGGGGTCGGCGCGAGCACCTACTTCCTGGTCAACGACCTGGGCCGGCCGTCGCGCTTCCACCACATGCTGCGGGTGGCGAAGGTGACCTCGCCGATGTCGGTGGGCACCTGGATCCTCAGCGTGTTCGGCCCGGCCGCCGGGATCGCCGCGATCGCCGAGGCCGCCCCGCTGCTGCCCGAGCGCGGGCTGCTCGGCCTCGGCCGCCGGCTGCTGCCTCCGGTCGGGCACGCCGCCGGGATGGCCGCCGCCGTCACCGCGCCGGCGCTTGCCACGTACACCGGGGTGCTGCTGGCGGACACGGCGGTGCCGTCGTGGCACGAGGCGTACCCGGAACTGCCGGCCATCTTCGCGGGCAGCGCGCTGGCCAGCGGCGCCGGCGTCGGGTTGATCGCCGCGCCGCCCGGGCAGGCGGGCCCGGCGCGGCGTCTCGCGGTCGCGGGCGCGGCGATGGAGCTGTGGGGCTCGCACCGGGTGGAGAACCGGCTCGGGCTGCTCAGCGAGCCCTACACGCAGGGCACGCCCGGCAAGCTGCTGCAAGCCGGGCGGGCGCTGACCGCCGCCGGGGTGGCGGGCGCGCTGGTCGGCCGCCGCAGCCGGGTCCTGTCCGCGCTGTCCGGCGCCGCGCTGATCGCCGCATCCGTGTGCACCCGGTTCGGGATCTTCCACGGCGGCGTCGCCTCCGCGCGCGACCCGCGCTACACCGTGGTGCCGCAGCGCGAACGCGCCGACCGGCGGGCCGCCGACCAGGACTGA